The Oceaniferula flava nucleotide sequence TTTGAACTGATGAAGCCGCGGCGGTCGGTGCGTGATTTCTCTGAGGATCCCATTCCCGACGGGGTGCTCGAACATTGTATTGAGGTGGCTGGCAGGGCTCCGAATGGGGCGAACCAGCAGGCCTGGCATTTTGCCGTGGTGAAAAGTGCCGAGGTAAAGCGGAAGATCCGTGAGGCGGCGGAAGCTGAGGAGAGGGAGTTCTATCAATCACGCGCGCCGCAGGAGTGGCTGGATGCGCTGGATCATCTGGGCACGGATGCGAACAAGCCATTTCTGGAACGTGCCCCCGCTCTGATCGCGGTCTTTCAGAAGTCGCGTGTGGTGGATGAGGAGGGCAAGGAGGGGAAAACGTATTACCCGAAGGAGTCGGTCGGTTTAGCCTGCGGTTTTCTGATCACCGCTCTGCACCATGCCGGACTGGCCAGCCTCACGCACACGCCGAGCCCCATGCATTTCCTCAATCAAGTTTTGCAGCGTCCCGCTTCAGAGAAGCCGTTCCTGTTACTCGTAGTTGGCTATCCGGCGGAGGGCTGCACGGTGCCTGAGATAACTAAGAAATCGTTAGATGAGATCGTCTCGGTTCATTGATCTCGGAAG carries:
- a CDS encoding nitroreductase family protein, translating into MENRQPLNFERLPADEMQERARSFFELMKPRRSVRDFSEDPIPDGVLEHCIEVAGRAPNGANQQAWHFAVVKSAEVKRKIREAAEAEEREFYQSRAPQEWLDALDHLGTDANKPFLERAPALIAVFQKSRVVDEEGKEGKTYYPKESVGLACGFLITALHHAGLASLTHTPSPMHFLNQVLQRPASEKPFLLLVVGYPAEGCTVPEITKKSLDEIVSVH